A part of Eubacterium sp. AB3007 genomic DNA contains:
- a CDS encoding ABC transporter ATP-binding protein, translated as MKEDRQIRTSRPRGGGHGRGLAPGEKPQNLRKAIADIVRYMGGYRLVVVLVMLLAAASTVFQVIGPKVMGMATTEIAEGLMRKITGSGGIAFDVIARILFITMALYVASSVFSFLQNFIMSTVTQRISYNLRRDIADKIDRLPMEYFESRPYGDVLSRITNDVDTLGTGLNQSITQIITAVCTVAGVILMMLSISPLMTGIAVLLVPVSAGLMALLVRFSQPHFQAQQKYLGKINGQVEENFAGQQVIKAFSKEQDMIDSFEEVNDVLYRSAWKSQAFSGIMMPLMMFVGNLAYAGVAISGGMLAIRRVIGIGDIQAFIQYVKNLSQPISQVAQVMNQVQSMAAASERVFAFLGEAEEEIEPEHKASLTDVRGAIGFDHVRFGYDPEHPVIRDFSVDVAPGQKIAIVGPTGAGKTTIVKLLMRFYDVDAGSITLDGVDIRRFDRHELRESFGMVLQETWLFSGSIMENIRYGNPEASDEEVIRAAKAARVDHFIRTLPGGYDMILNENADNVSQGQKQLLTIARAILADNRVMILDEATSSVDTRTEEQIQQAMDTLMEGRTSFVIAHRLSTIRNADRILVMNQGDIIEQGTHQELLEAKGFYADMYNAQFDDTQSTAAVKK; from the coding sequence ATGAAAGAGGATAGACAGATAAGGACATCGCGTCCCAGAGGAGGCGGCCACGGGCGAGGACTGGCGCCAGGGGAGAAGCCGCAGAACCTGCGAAAGGCGATCGCGGATATCGTGCGCTACATGGGTGGATACCGGTTGGTGGTGGTGCTTGTCATGCTGTTGGCGGCGGCATCTACCGTATTTCAGGTCATCGGGCCGAAGGTGATGGGGATGGCCACCACCGAGATCGCAGAGGGTCTCATGCGGAAGATCACTGGGAGCGGAGGGATCGCTTTTGATGTGATCGCCAGGATCCTATTCATCACCATGGCGCTCTATGTGGCCAGCTCTGTGTTCTCGTTTCTGCAGAACTTCATCATGAGTACTGTGACGCAGAGGATCAGCTACAACCTGCGGCGAGATATCGCGGACAAGATCGATCGACTGCCCATGGAGTATTTTGAGAGCCGGCCATATGGAGATGTACTTTCCCGCATCACCAACGATGTGGATACGTTGGGGACAGGCCTGAATCAGAGCATCACCCAGATCATCACGGCGGTATGTACGGTGGCAGGCGTCATTCTTATGATGCTGTCCATCTCTCCACTTATGACGGGAATCGCCGTGCTGCTGGTACCGGTGTCGGCCGGGCTCATGGCGCTGCTGGTGCGGTTCTCACAGCCCCACTTTCAGGCGCAGCAAAAGTACCTGGGGAAGATCAACGGGCAGGTAGAGGAGAATTTTGCCGGGCAGCAGGTCATCAAGGCCTTCAGCAAGGAACAGGATATGATCGACAGTTTTGAGGAGGTCAACGACGTCCTGTACAGGTCCGCCTGGAAATCCCAGGCCTTTTCCGGTATCATGATGCCGCTGATGATGTTTGTGGGCAACCTGGCTTATGCAGGGGTGGCCATCTCCGGGGGAATGCTGGCGATCCGGCGTGTCATCGGAATTGGCGATATCCAGGCATTCATTCAGTACGTAAAGAACCTGTCCCAGCCGATCTCTCAGGTGGCACAGGTGATGAACCAGGTGCAGTCCATGGCGGCCGCGTCGGAGAGGGTCTTCGCCTTCCTTGGAGAAGCGGAGGAGGAGATCGAGCCGGAGCACAAAGCAAGCCTGACTGATGTCAGGGGCGCCATTGGGTTCGATCATGTGCGCTTTGGATATGACCCGGAGCATCCCGTGATTCGGGACTTCAGCGTGGACGTGGCACCTGGGCAGAAGATCGCCATCGTGGGGCCTACCGGGGCCGGCAAGACCACCATCGTGAAGCTGCTGATGCGTTTCTACGACGTGGATGCAGGGAGCATCACGCTGGACGGAGTGGATATCCGTCGGTTTGACCGGCACGAACTTCGGGAGAGTTTTGGGATGGTGCTCCAGGAGACCTGGCTTTTCTCTGGGAGCATCATGGAGAACATTCGTTATGGAAATCCGGAAGCCTCGGATGAAGAGGTGATTCGGGCCGCAAAGGCCGCCAGGGTGGATCATTTCATCCGGACACTGCCCGGCGGATATGATATGATCCTGAACGAGAATGCAGATAACGTTTCCCAGGGGCAGAAGCAGCTCCTGACCATTGCGCGAGCTATCCTGGCGGACAACCGGGTGATGATCCTGGACGAAGCGACTTCCTCCGTGGATACTCGCACGGAGGAACAGATCCAACAGGCCATGGACACATTGATGGAGGGGCGGACCAGTTTTGTCATCGCACACCGGCTCTCTACTATCCGCAATGCGGACAGGATCCTCGTGATGAACCAGGGCGACATCATTGAACAGGGCACACACCAGGAACTGCTAGAGGCGAAGGGCTTCTACGCGGATATGTATAACGCCCAGTTTGATGATACGCAAAGCACGGCCGCTGTGAAAAAATAG
- a CDS encoding 4Fe-4S dicluster domain-containing protein gives MAKVILDESRCKGCYLCSSVCPRDVLIPSTKLGAKGFEIVQIDESKECIGCGACYKMCPDYCLEIVDEGGQQ, from the coding sequence ATGGCAAAAGTTATACTCGATGAGAGTCGGTGCAAGGGGTGCTACCTTTGCTCCAGCGTATGTCCCAGGGACGTTTTGATCCCGTCCACAAAGCTGGGAGCGAAGGGTTTTGAGATCGTACAGATCGACGAGAGCAAGGAGTGCATAGGCTGTGGTGCATGTTACAAGATGTGCCCGGATTATTGCCTGGAGATCGTGGACGAAGGAGGGCAGCAGTGA
- a CDS encoding DUF554 domain-containing protein, giving the protein MIGVIANTISVLLGSTIGLIAKKAIPDSWGDTILKGMGLISIFIGVSGMLKGEQTLVLVLSIVIGAMIGQGLDIDGRFNRFSKKIEAKFDGGNENSTFAQAFITSSLLFCVGAMTIVGPMNAALKGDNSLLYTKTVMDGFSSIMIAASLGFGVLFSAGTVLLLEGGIFLVAAAVAPMLSTAVINEMTCAGSLLIVALGLNLLKATDLKVMNYTPAIFLPIAFCPLMDWLTGLM; this is encoded by the coding sequence ATGATCGGAGTCATCGCAAATACCATATCTGTGCTGCTGGGCAGCACCATCGGCCTGATCGCCAAGAAGGCCATCCCTGATAGCTGGGGCGACACTATCCTGAAAGGAATGGGCCTGATCTCAATATTCATCGGCGTGTCAGGCATGCTGAAGGGAGAACAGACACTGGTGCTGGTACTCTCCATCGTCATCGGCGCCATGATCGGCCAGGGACTGGATATCGACGGCCGGTTCAACCGGTTCTCCAAGAAGATCGAAGCGAAGTTCGATGGCGGCAACGAGAACTCGACCTTTGCCCAGGCCTTCATCACCTCCAGTCTGCTGTTCTGCGTCGGAGCCATGACCATCGTGGGTCCCATGAACGCCGCACTGAAGGGAGACAACTCTCTTCTTTACACCAAAACAGTTATGGATGGCTTCAGTTCCATCATGATCGCCGCCTCGCTAGGGTTCGGCGTCCTGTTTTCTGCAGGCACCGTCCTGCTGCTGGAGGGCGGCATCTTCCTTGTGGCCGCCGCTGTAGCCCCCATGCTCAGCACCGCTGTCATCAACGAAATGACCTGCGCCGGCTCCCTCCTGATCGTGGCACTTGGGCTGAACCTGCTGAAGGCCACCGACCTGAAGGTCATGAACTACACCCCCGCCATCTTCCTGCCCATCGCCTTCTGCCCCCTGATGGACTGGCTGACCGGTCTAATGTAA
- a CDS encoding thiamine pyrophosphate-dependent enzyme, with translation MNYTIPKDIDMTQQASWCPGCGHGIICRLIAEAAEELGVSDRILTADDVACGQFGQFALKYNTVMGAHGRTIVTAAGLKHARPDALVIARPGDGSAYSIGIESTLYSAIRNENILAIVINNSVFGMTGGQMSPTTLPGMKTATSPFGRDEKKNGSMVDITKILGQTDMAYLARCTVNTPANTEKTKKAIKKALQKQMNGEGFCLIDVLSMCPTNWKMSEVDACAFIKDTQSKYLPLGEFIDKGGDL, from the coding sequence ATGAATTACACCATTCCAAAAGATATCGATATGACACAGCAGGCCTCCTGGTGTCCGGGCTGCGGACACGGGATCATCTGCCGTCTCATCGCAGAAGCAGCGGAGGAACTGGGGGTCAGTGACCGAATCCTCACGGCGGACGATGTCGCCTGTGGACAGTTCGGCCAGTTCGCTCTGAAGTACAACACCGTCATGGGAGCGCATGGCAGGACTATCGTCACAGCAGCGGGGTTGAAACATGCCCGGCCAGATGCGCTGGTCATCGCTCGCCCAGGCGATGGCTCTGCCTACAGCATTGGCATCGAGTCCACGCTGTATAGCGCCATCCGAAACGAGAATATCCTGGCCATCGTTATCAATAACAGTGTGTTTGGAATGACTGGCGGGCAGATGTCGCCTACGACTCTCCCGGGAATGAAGACCGCCACATCTCCCTTTGGACGGGACGAGAAGAAAAACGGGAGCATGGTGGACATCACCAAGATCCTGGGGCAGACAGATATGGCATACCTGGCCAGATGCACCGTGAATACACCGGCCAACACGGAGAAAACCAAGAAGGCTATCAAGAAGGCCCTGCAGAAGCAAATGAACGGAGAAGGGTTCTGCCTGATCGACGTGCTCAGCATGTGCCCCACCAACTGGAAGATGTCTGAAGTGGATGCCTGTGCATTCATCAAGGATACACAAAGCAAATATCTCCCGCTCGGGGAGTTTATCGACAAGGGAGGTGACCTATGA
- a CDS encoding AAA family ATPase — MKKLLTISREYGSGGRLIGGIVAEKLGVPLYDKQLIDIACEKSGLSREIIEQAELRAKSSFSYTLSSVMGLGEGVAGEGISMNEKLFLTQFDIIEQIGELGEGVIVGRCADYILKDIPDVTNVFIYAELPERIKRCVEIYGDDPDEVKKKIQTYDKARGNYYNYHTCQKWGDFRNYNLSINTSYISEEAAADLIVEFVKTRNYGVREGNHE; from the coding sequence ATGAAGAAATTGCTGACCATCAGTCGGGAATACGGAAGTGGAGGACGCCTCATCGGTGGAATCGTCGCAGAGAAGCTCGGAGTGCCACTGTATGACAAGCAGTTGATCGATATCGCATGCGAGAAGAGTGGACTCTCCAGAGAGATCATCGAGCAGGCTGAACTTAGGGCCAAGAGCAGTTTCTCCTACACGCTTTCGTCAGTCATGGGTCTGGGAGAGGGGGTTGCCGGGGAGGGCATCTCCATGAACGAGAAGCTCTTTCTTACCCAGTTCGACATCATCGAGCAGATCGGAGAACTCGGTGAGGGCGTGATCGTCGGCCGGTGCGCGGACTATATCCTGAAGGATATCCCGGATGTGACGAACGTATTCATCTATGCGGAGCTTCCGGAGAGGATCAAACGCTGTGTAGAGATCTACGGGGATGATCCGGACGAGGTCAAGAAGAAGATCCAGACTTATGACAAGGCCAGAGGCAACTATTATAATTACCACACCTGCCAGAAGTGGGGGGATTTTAGAAACTACAACCTGAGTATCAATACCAGTTATATTTCCGAGGAAGCAGCAGCGGACCTCATCGTGGAGTTCGTCAAGACGAGGAATTATGGTGTAAGGGAGGGAAATCATGAGTAA
- the vorB gene encoding 3-methyl-2-oxobutanoate dehydrogenase subunit VorB, producing the protein MAKVLMKGNEALAESCLRAGCRFFSGYPITPQSEILEYLCWRMDEVGGDCVQTESELAGVNMLLGASAGGMRALTTTSGPGFSLKQEGISYLCGSDLPAVIVDVQRIGCALGDIFMGQGDYWQLTRGGGHGDYRTIVLAPASVQESVDLAYGAFDLAEKYRHPVLIATDATIGQMIEPVELPEMKEHDVDSCDWALHPRKEGEPQRAIWNRYWDWEDGGHKYPAYILDKYGRMEQEQRWEEVQTEDAEIVMVAYGTSSRVAKSALQRARKEGLKVGLLRPITLWPFPKKGFDQLGDQVKAFLDIEMNILGQMRDDVILADGNRHPVEFYGEYWDNINELKIVEKLKEMAEKY; encoded by the coding sequence ATGGCAAAGGTACTGATGAAGGGAAACGAAGCATTGGCGGAGTCCTGTCTGCGCGCCGGATGCCGGTTTTTCAGCGGGTATCCCATCACGCCGCAGTCAGAGATCCTGGAATATCTCTGCTGGCGCATGGACGAGGTCGGAGGAGACTGCGTGCAAACGGAGTCGGAACTGGCAGGTGTCAATATGCTGCTGGGCGCTTCTGCCGGCGGTATGAGGGCGTTGACCACCACTTCGGGACCGGGGTTCTCACTGAAGCAGGAGGGGATCTCCTACCTGTGCGGCAGTGATCTGCCGGCCGTCATCGTGGATGTTCAGCGGATTGGCTGCGCTCTGGGAGATATCTTTATGGGGCAGGGCGATTACTGGCAGTTGACTCGCGGCGGTGGACACGGAGATTACAGAACCATCGTGCTGGCGCCTGCCAGCGTGCAGGAGAGTGTGGATCTGGCCTATGGGGCTTTTGATCTGGCAGAGAAGTACAGACATCCGGTGCTCATTGCCACCGACGCCACCATCGGACAGATGATCGAGCCGGTGGAGTTGCCGGAGATGAAGGAGCACGACGTAGACAGCTGTGACTGGGCCCTCCATCCAAGAAAGGAAGGAGAGCCCCAGAGGGCCATCTGGAACCGCTACTGGGACTGGGAAGATGGAGGACACAAGTATCCTGCCTACATCCTGGACAAGTATGGAAGGATGGAACAGGAACAGCGTTGGGAGGAAGTGCAGACAGAGGACGCAGAGATCGTCATGGTGGCCTACGGTACCAGTTCTCGTGTGGCCAAGTCGGCGCTGCAGCGTGCCCGGAAGGAGGGACTGAAGGTTGGCCTTCTGCGTCCTATCACATTGTGGCCATTCCCGAAGAAGGGTTTCGATCAGCTGGGAGACCAGGTGAAAGCCTTCCTGGATATCGAAATGAACATCCTGGGTCAGATGCGGGATGACGTGATCCTGGCCGATGGAAACCGCCATCCGGTGGAATTCTACGGAGAATACTGGGACAATATCAATGAACTTAAGATCGTTGAGAAACTAAAGGAAATGGCAGAGAAGTATTGA